Proteins encoded within one genomic window of Geotalea daltonii FRC-32:
- the ccsB gene encoding c-type cytochrome biogenesis protein CcsB, with protein MNALLFYCTLGIYFVATVIYLIYLVKPENLLGRTAHWTISAGFIAHLAFTANRFIEVGHTPITNLHESLSFFSLAVIGIFIIFERKYKMFVLGSFITPLALILLAVSTTFPSAITPLNPALKSKWLAVHTIVAFLGYGAFAVSFGASIMYLIQSHFLKNKKLGAMFQRLPSLDTLDDISYRCLTFGFPLLTFAIITGAIWAETAWGTYWSWDPKETWSLITWFVYAALLHGRLTTGWRGRKAAILSIIGFFIMLFTFLGVNLLLSGLHSYK; from the coding sequence ATGAATGCCCTGCTCTTTTATTGCACCCTCGGCATCTATTTTGTCGCCACCGTCATTTATCTCATCTACCTGGTGAAACCTGAGAACCTGCTGGGGCGTACCGCACACTGGACCATCTCCGCCGGGTTCATTGCCCATCTGGCCTTCACCGCCAATCGTTTCATCGAGGTGGGGCATACGCCGATCACCAACCTGCACGAGTCTCTCTCCTTTTTCAGCCTGGCCGTTATCGGCATTTTCATCATTTTCGAACGCAAGTACAAAATGTTTGTCCTTGGTTCTTTCATTACCCCTCTGGCCCTGATTCTCCTGGCCGTATCCACCACATTCCCTTCAGCCATAACGCCGCTGAATCCGGCACTGAAAAGCAAATGGCTCGCCGTGCATACCATTGTTGCGTTCCTCGGCTATGGCGCCTTTGCCGTCTCTTTCGGCGCTAGCATCATGTACCTGATCCAGTCCCACTTCCTGAAAAACAAAAAGCTCGGTGCAATGTTCCAGCGGCTCCCCTCCCTGGACACCCTGGACGATATAAGTTACCGCTGCCTCACTTTCGGCTTCCCTCTTCTCACCTTCGCCATCATAACCGGGGCAATCTGGGCTGAAACCGCCTGGGGCACATACTGGAGCTGGGACCCGAAAGAGACGTGGTCGCTGATCACATGGTTTGTCTATGCAGCTCTCTTGCACGGCAGACTTACCACCGGCTGGCGAGGGCGCAAGGCTGCCATCCTCTCCATCATCGGCTTTTTCATCATGCTTTTTACCTTTCTCGGCGTCAATCTCTTGTTGTCGGGGCTCCACAGCTACAAATGA
- a CDS encoding precorrin-2 dehydrogenase/sirohydrochlorin ferrochelatase family protein, with protein sequence MQAACGSAVHVPSITIMYRRLLTPFRHSSIVYPMSFFPINLNMAGRMVTVVGGGKIAERKTCKLLEAGALITMIAPDLSDKLAKLSEGGSIKHLPRNFKKGDLDGAFLAIAATSDRYANLAVADEAKNRGILVDVCDDPELSSFIMPAMMTRGDLVIAVSTGGKSPAMAKKIREQLEASFGPEYEQTLKLLGILREKLLTAKGNSAYNKALLSQLAAHDLPRMIKERRYDQLDHLLLKIFGSEFSISHLLEEEKDHQ encoded by the coding sequence TTGCAGGCGGCATGCGGTTCCGCGGTTCATGTACCTTCGATCACCATTATGTATCGCCGGCTATTGACTCCATTCCGCCACTCATCCATAGTATATCCCATGTCCTTTTTTCCCATAAATTTGAATATGGCCGGCAGAATGGTAACCGTTGTCGGCGGCGGCAAGATCGCGGAGCGCAAGACATGCAAGCTGCTTGAAGCAGGTGCACTGATCACCATGATTGCCCCAGACCTGTCAGACAAGCTGGCAAAGCTGAGCGAAGGCGGTTCCATCAAGCATCTGCCACGGAACTTCAAAAAAGGCGATCTGGATGGAGCATTTCTTGCCATTGCCGCCACCAGCGACAGATACGCCAATCTGGCAGTAGCCGATGAGGCAAAAAATCGCGGCATTCTTGTCGATGTCTGCGACGATCCTGAACTAAGCAGCTTTATCATGCCGGCAATGATGACCAGGGGCGACCTGGTGATTGCCGTCTCCACCGGAGGCAAAAGCCCGGCAATGGCAAAAAAAATCCGCGAGCAGTTGGAAGCGTCGTTTGGACCGGAGTATGAGCAGACCCTGAAGCTATTGGGCATTCTGCGTGAAAAGCTATTGACTGCAAAGGGCAACAGCGCATACAATAAGGCCCTTCTAAGCCAACTGGCAGCCCATGACCTTCCACGAATGATCAAAGAACGGCGATACGACCAACTGGACCATCTTCTCCTCAAGATTTTCGGTTCGGAATTCAGCATCAGCCATCTTTTGGAGGAAGAAAAGGACCATCAATGA
- the trxA gene encoding thioredoxin translates to MASEKVLTFTDDNFEAAVLQSEIPVLVDFWATWCAPCKAIAPLIDGIAEEYEGKIKVGKVNVDESPGMPGKYGVRGIPTVILIKDGKVVDQVVGAVPKAQLEALIKKAL, encoded by the coding sequence ATGGCCAGCGAAAAAGTACTGACATTTACCGACGACAACTTTGAAGCAGCGGTGCTCCAGTCGGAGATCCCTGTTCTTGTAGATTTCTGGGCTACCTGGTGTGCCCCGTGCAAAGCCATCGCCCCCCTCATCGATGGCATCGCTGAAGAATATGAAGGCAAGATAAAGGTAGGCAAGGTCAATGTTGATGAAAGCCCTGGCATGCCGGGCAAATACGGCGTACGCGGTATCCCGACCGTCATTCTCATCAAGGACGGCAAGGTTGTTGATCAGGTGGTCGGCGCCGTGCCCAAGGCACAGCTTGAGGCGCTGATCAAAAAGGCTCTGTAA
- a CDS encoding TlpA family protein disulfide reductase: MMLRSIRFILLALSLLLISAAPVSAALQKGQPAPPINVVTTSGQPVSLANYKGHVLVLDFFATWCYPCKEAIPHLLNLNRKYGKQGLQILGMSVDDGSDKVVKAFIAEKKINYPVAMVDEDLQIEYGLRSVPTIFVISKKGIVAEKLQGYSEEVGRTLENTVKRLLAE, translated from the coding sequence ATGATGTTACGCAGTATCCGTTTCATTTTACTCGCCCTGTCGCTGCTTTTAATATCTGCCGCCCCGGTATCCGCCGCCTTGCAGAAAGGACAGCCAGCTCCTCCAATCAATGTGGTGACAACCTCCGGGCAGCCGGTATCGCTGGCCAACTACAAGGGACACGTGCTGGTCCTGGATTTTTTCGCCACTTGGTGTTACCCCTGCAAGGAAGCCATTCCCCATCTGTTGAATCTTAATCGCAAGTACGGCAAGCAGGGACTGCAGATCCTCGGTATGAGTGTTGACGATGGCAGCGATAAGGTGGTCAAGGCATTTATCGCCGAAAAAAAGATCAACTATCCGGTTGCCATGGTTGATGAAGATCTCCAGATAGAATACGGGCTACGCTCGGTGCCGACCATATTTGTCATCAGCAAGAAAGGGATCGTTGCCGAAAAGTTGCAAGGCTATTCGGAAGAGGTCGGAAGGACTCTGGAAAACACGGTGAAGAGGCTTCTTGCCGAATAA
- the uvrC gene encoding excinuclease ABC subunit UvrC, translating to MIEIDSIGHFPSSPGVYIMKDAEATVLYVGKARDLRKRIRSYFAASGDSRYQIRFLMARVTDIQFIVTDTEKEALILENTLIKKYRPKYNFNLRDDKTYFSLRMDMSSDFPRLSIIRKVTRDGARYFGPYSSASDARAVLKHLYKLFPLRHYPMETCRRRNRPCLFYQLKQCSAPCHGKISREDYMALAEGAALFLEGKNREILKIFRERMSAAAAAEKYEKAARFRDLIRSIEVTVEKQKVVAQGGDSDVIGFYREGEQLHIALLFLRGGTLTGSRNYSFSWEMDDHEGIASFLNEYYNQEVFIPSEIVLPIAIADPLPQEELLCELRGRRVSITVPQRGNKLELVRLAIKNAETAAAERKKAAESGEAILQTLKERLHLHKLPRRIECYDISNIQGQMAVGSKVAFVDGKADKAHYRRYRIKGVSQSDDFAMMREMFSRRFKPGTAPDDYPDLIIVDGGIGQLNVLTHVLGDLQITDVEAAGLAKSRVDREMGATEISRSDERVFLPNRKNPVVLRQNSAPLLLLARIRDEAHRFAVAYHKKLRGNKLLASQLEAIPGIGIKRRKELLRHFGSLKKISEATLEELRQVQGISATVAESLWKHLHENEKGDTNASPFVNFE from the coding sequence TCCATCGTCACCCGGCGTCTACATCATGAAAGATGCCGAGGCAACAGTCCTCTACGTGGGCAAGGCAAGGGATTTGCGCAAGCGGATCCGCTCCTACTTTGCCGCATCAGGTGATTCCCGTTACCAGATCCGCTTCCTCATGGCCAGGGTCACCGATATCCAGTTCATCGTCACCGATACGGAAAAGGAAGCGCTGATCCTTGAAAATACCCTGATCAAAAAGTACCGTCCCAAGTACAATTTCAATCTCCGGGACGACAAGACATATTTTTCCCTGAGAATGGACATGTCCAGCGACTTTCCTCGCCTGTCCATCATCCGCAAGGTTACCCGCGACGGAGCCCGCTATTTCGGACCATATTCATCCGCTTCCGATGCCAGGGCCGTGCTCAAGCATCTCTACAAACTGTTTCCCCTCCGTCACTACCCAATGGAAACCTGCAGGAGACGAAATCGTCCCTGCCTGTTTTACCAGCTGAAGCAATGCTCCGCCCCCTGCCACGGCAAGATCTCCCGGGAAGACTACATGGCTCTGGCCGAAGGCGCCGCCCTTTTCCTCGAAGGGAAAAATCGGGAAATATTGAAAATTTTCAGGGAGCGGATGAGTGCCGCAGCAGCCGCTGAAAAGTACGAGAAAGCAGCCCGGTTCCGCGACCTGATCCGTTCCATCGAGGTTACGGTGGAAAAGCAGAAGGTGGTTGCCCAAGGGGGAGATTCCGATGTCATCGGCTTTTACCGGGAAGGGGAACAACTGCACATCGCCCTTCTTTTTCTCCGCGGCGGCACCCTCACCGGCAGCAGGAACTATTCATTCAGCTGGGAAATGGACGATCATGAAGGGATCGCTTCTTTCCTCAATGAATATTATAATCAGGAGGTATTCATTCCTTCGGAAATAGTGCTCCCCATTGCCATCGCCGATCCCTTGCCACAGGAAGAGCTCCTCTGTGAATTACGCGGCAGGCGGGTATCCATAACAGTGCCCCAACGGGGCAACAAACTGGAACTGGTAAGACTTGCCATCAAAAATGCGGAAACGGCGGCCGCTGAACGAAAAAAAGCGGCCGAATCTGGTGAGGCGATTCTCCAGACACTCAAAGAACGTCTCCATCTGCATAAGCTCCCTCGCCGCATCGAATGTTATGATATTTCCAACATTCAGGGACAGATGGCGGTCGGCAGTAAGGTTGCCTTTGTGGACGGCAAGGCTGACAAGGCACATTATCGTCGTTATCGCATCAAGGGAGTCAGCCAATCCGACGATTTTGCCATGATGAGAGAAATGTTTTCCAGGCGGTTCAAACCGGGAACAGCTCCCGACGACTACCCGGACCTGATCATCGTCGATGGAGGAATCGGCCAGTTGAACGTTCTCACCCATGTACTGGGCGACTTGCAGATTACAGATGTGGAAGCTGCCGGATTGGCAAAGAGCAGGGTTGACCGGGAGATGGGCGCTACGGAAATCAGCAGGTCAGATGAGCGGGTCTTTCTGCCTAACCGAAAAAATCCGGTAGTGCTGCGGCAGAACTCCGCACCACTCCTGCTTTTGGCCAGGATCAGGGATGAAGCCCATCGTTTTGCCGTGGCCTATCACAAAAAACTGCGCGGCAATAAGCTGCTGGCTTCGCAGCTTGAAGCGATTCCCGGCATTGGCATTAAGAGAAGGAAGGAACTCCTGCGCCACTTCGGCAGCCTGAAAAAGATAAGTGAAGCAACGCTGGAAGAGCTGCGCCAGGTCCAGGGTATTTCCGCCACCGTCGCTGAGTCCCTATGGAAGCATCTACATGAAAATGAAAAGGGCGATACAAACGCATCGCCCTTTGTGAATTTTGAATAA